The following proteins come from a genomic window of Mariniflexile sp. TRM1-10:
- the frr gene encoding ribosome recycling factor: MNEDIQFILDTAKEAMDSAIKHLEKQFVNIRAGKASPAMLGSVMVNYYGAQTPLTQVANVNTPDGRTITVQPWEKKMLQEIEKGIQIANLGFNPMNNGDTIIINVPPLTEERRRDLAKQAKAEAEDAKIGVRSARKDANNEIKKLDDVSEDLKKNAEVDVQHLTDKYVKKIDDLFETKEKEIMTV; this comes from the coding sequence ATGAATGAAGACATACAATTTATATTAGACACTGCAAAAGAAGCAATGGATAGTGCCATCAAGCATTTAGAAAAGCAATTTGTTAATATTAGAGCGGGAAAAGCAAGTCCTGCGATGCTTGGAAGTGTTATGGTTAATTATTATGGTGCCCAAACACCCTTAACCCAAGTTGCTAATGTAAACACCCCCGATGGTAGAACTATTACAGTACAGCCTTGGGAAAAAAAGATGCTTCAAGAAATTGAAAAAGGCATTCAAATTGCAAATCTTGGTTTCAACCCAATGAACAATGGCGATACCATCATCATTAATGTACCACCTTTAACTGAAGAACGTCGACGTGATTTGGCAAAACAAGCCAAAGCTGAAGCTGAAGACGCTAAAATAGGGGTTCGTTCTGCTAGAAAAGACGCCAACAACGAGATTAAAAAATTAGACGACGTTTCTGAAGACCTAAAAAAGAACGCCGAAGTAGATGTACAACATTTAACAGATAAATACGTTAAAAAGATTGATGACCTTTTCGAGACCAAAGAAAAGGAAATTATGACTGTATAA
- the pyrH gene encoding UMP kinase — protein MKYKRILLKLSGEALMGDRQYGIDPERLSEYAQDIKAITDKGVEVAIVIGGGNIFRGVAGASNGMDRVQGDHMGMLATVINGLALQSALEDAGLPTRLQSAVHINQVAEPFIRRKAMRHLEKGRVVIFGGGTGNPYFTTDSAAVLRAIEIEADVILKGTRVDGIYNVDPEKDAKAIKFNFISFDDVLRKGLKVMDTTAFTLSQENQLPIIVFDMNKKGNLLKVVSGEKVGTEVNL, from the coding sequence ATGAAATATAAAAGAATTCTTTTAAAACTATCTGGTGAAGCCCTAATGGGAGATCGCCAATATGGTATCGATCCAGAACGTTTATCCGAATATGCACAAGACATTAAAGCCATTACCGATAAAGGCGTAGAAGTCGCCATAGTCATTGGTGGAGGTAATATTTTTAGAGGTGTAGCTGGAGCAAGCAATGGTATGGATCGCGTACAAGGCGACCATATGGGTATGCTAGCAACCGTTATAAACGGCTTAGCTTTACAAAGTGCCTTAGAAGATGCTGGATTACCAACACGTTTACAATCTGCTGTGCATATTAACCAAGTTGCAGAACCCTTTATTAGACGCAAAGCCATGCGACACTTAGAAAAAGGACGTGTTGTTATTTTTGGTGGTGGCACCGGAAATCCTTATTTTACTACCGATTCTGCAGCCGTTTTACGTGCTATCGAAATTGAAGCCGATGTTATTTTAAAAGGAACACGTGTTGATGGTATTTATAATGTAGACCCAGAAAAAGATGCTAAAGCGATTAAATTCAATTTTATATCGTTTGATGATGTGTTGCGAAAAGGCTTAAAAGTAATGGACACCACGGCTTTTACGCTTAGTCAGGAAAACCAACTTCCAATAATAGTATTTGATATGAATAAAAAGGGCAACTTACTAAAAGTTGTTTCTGGCGAAAAAGTAGGTACCGAAGTAAACCTCTAA
- the tsf gene encoding translation elongation factor Ts gives MESTVKITAAEVNKLRQATGAGMMDCKKALVEAEGNFDKAIEVLRKKGQKVAANRADRESSEGAAIAKVNADNTVGVAIVLGCETDFVGKNENFIALANQLADLAFNYNTKEELLAADFGGMTVADKLIEQTGVIGEKLDINAFEKLEAPYVGSYVHINKIAALVGLTANVKNAETLAKDVAMQVASMGASTLSYKDFDPAFIASELEARIAVIEKDNEELARLGKTLKNVPQYISMAQLTPEVLAKAEEEAKAQLKAEGKPEQIWDKILPGKIERFISDNTTLDQEQCLLDQNFIKDDKINVAKYVASYGDVAISGFKRVALG, from the coding sequence ATGGAATCTACAGTAAAAATTACAGCAGCTGAGGTTAATAAATTAAGACAAGCTACTGGTGCAGGAATGATGGATTGTAAAAAAGCTTTAGTTGAAGCTGAAGGTAATTTCGACAAAGCTATTGAAGTTTTACGTAAAAAAGGTCAAAAAGTTGCTGCTAACAGAGCAGACCGTGAGTCTTCTGAAGGTGCTGCCATTGCAAAAGTCAATGCAGACAATACCGTAGGTGTTGCTATTGTTTTAGGTTGCGAAACCGACTTTGTTGGTAAAAACGAAAACTTTATTGCTTTAGCAAACCAATTAGCAGATTTAGCTTTTAACTACAACACAAAAGAGGAGCTTTTAGCTGCCGATTTTGGTGGGATGACAGTTGCTGATAAATTAATTGAGCAAACTGGTGTTATTGGTGAGAAATTAGATATCAATGCTTTTGAAAAATTAGAAGCACCTTATGTTGGTAGCTATGTTCATATTAACAAGATTGCTGCTTTAGTAGGTTTAACGGCTAATGTGAAAAATGCTGAAACATTAGCAAAAGACGTTGCTATGCAAGTAGCTTCTATGGGAGCTTCTACATTATCTTACAAAGATTTCGATCCTGCTTTTATTGCTTCAGAATTAGAGGCAAGAATTGCTGTTATTGAAAAAGACAACGAAGAATTAGCGCGTTTAGGTAAAACACTTAAAAACGTACCTCAATATATTTCTATGGCACAATTAACGCCAGAGGTATTAGCTAAAGCAGAAGAAGAAGCAAAAGCTCAATTAAAAGCAGAAGGTAAACCAGAACAAATTTGGGACAAAATTTTACCAGGTAAAATTGAACGTTTCATTTCAGATAACACTACTTTAGACCAAGAACAATGTTTATTAGATCAAAACTTTATTAAAGATGATAAAATAAATGTTGCTAAATATGTTGCATCTTACGGAGATGTTGCTATTTCAGGATTTAAACGTGTTGCTTTAGGATAA
- the rpsB gene encoding 30S ribosomal protein S2, with protein sequence MAVEVKELLEAGVHFGHLTRKWDPNMAPYVYMERNGIHIINLYKTAAKIDEAGEALAKIAASGRKILFVATKKQAKDIVAEKAGTINMPYITERWPGGMLTNFITIRKAVKKMASIDRMKKDGTFLTLSKKERLQVDRLRAKLEKNLGSIADMTRLPGALFVVDIKREHIAIKEAQKLNIPIFAMVDTNSDPRQVDYVIPANDDASKSIDKVLSYVTASIAAGLADRKADKDTDQEDDDVVVAPTKKRASKAVVADEEE encoded by the coding sequence ATGGCAGTAGAAGTAAAAGAATTACTTGAAGCAGGTGTACACTTCGGTCACCTTACACGTAAATGGGATCCAAACATGGCGCCTTACGTATATATGGAGCGCAACGGCATCCATATTATAAACCTTTATAAAACAGCGGCAAAAATTGATGAAGCAGGAGAAGCATTAGCTAAAATTGCAGCATCAGGTCGTAAAATTTTATTCGTTGCAACAAAAAAACAAGCAAAAGATATTGTAGCTGAAAAAGCGGGCACTATTAACATGCCTTACATCACAGAAAGATGGCCAGGTGGTATGTTAACTAACTTTATTACTATCAGAAAAGCTGTTAAAAAAATGGCTTCTATTGATAGAATGAAAAAAGACGGTACGTTCTTAACGCTTTCTAAAAAAGAGCGTTTACAAGTAGATCGTTTAAGAGCTAAGTTAGAGAAAAACTTAGGTTCTATTGCAGACATGACACGTTTACCAGGTGCATTATTTGTAGTTGATATTAAACGTGAGCACATCGCTATTAAAGAAGCTCAAAAATTAAACATTCCTATTTTTGCAATGGTTGATACCAACTCCGATCCACGTCAAGTTGATTATGTTATACCTGCAAATGATGATGCTTCTAAATCAATCGATAAAGTGCTATCTTATGTAACAGCATCTATTGCTGCTGGTTTAGCCGATAGAAAAGCTGATAAAGATACAGACCAAGAAGATGACGACGTAGTAGTGGCACCAACAAAAAAACGTGCTTCTAAAGCTGTTGTTGCCGACGAGGAAGAATAA
- the rpsI gene encoding 30S ribosomal protein S9 — protein MEVIHKIGRRKTAVARVYVAPGKGNITVNKKELNAYFTTSTLQYKVNQPLAMTNNEGNFDITVNVLGGGITGQAEAVRLAISRAMCEVDAENRLTLKPEGLLTRDPRMVERKKFGQKKARKKFQFSKR, from the coding sequence ATGGAAGTAATTCACAAAATTGGCCGTAGAAAAACGGCAGTTGCTCGTGTATATGTTGCCCCAGGAAAAGGGAACATCACAGTAAACAAAAAAGAATTAAACGCTTACTTTACTACATCTACTTTACAATACAAAGTAAACCAACCATTAGCTATGACTAATAACGAAGGTAACTTTGATATTACAGTAAATGTATTAGGTGGCGGTATTACTGGTCAAGCAGAAGCTGTTCGTTTAGCAATCTCTCGTGCTATGTGCGAAGTAGATGCAGAAAACAGATTAACACTTAAACCAGAAGGCTTATTAACAAGAGACCCAAGAATGGTAGAGCGTAAAAAATTCGGTCAGAAAAAAGCGCGTAAGAAATTCCAGTTCTCTAAACGTTAA
- the rplM gene encoding 50S ribosomal protein L13, whose product MDTLSYKTISANKATVDKQWVLVDAEGQSLGRLASKVAKLLRGKHKPSFTPHVDCGDNVIVINSEKINLTGNKWNDKTYIRHTGYPGGQRSLTATELFGKDPARVVEKSVKGMLPKNKLGADLFRNLNVVVGSEHTHAAQKPKTINLNEFK is encoded by the coding sequence GTGGACACATTAAGCTACAAAACCATTTCAGCTAACAAAGCAACTGTAGATAAGCAGTGGGTTTTAGTTGACGCTGAAGGTCAATCTTTGGGTCGTTTAGCTTCAAAAGTTGCAAAACTTTTAAGAGGCAAACATAAACCTAGCTTCACACCACACGTTGATTGTGGTGATAACGTAATTGTTATCAACTCAGAAAAAATCAACTTAACAGGAAACAAGTGGAACGATAAAACGTACATTCGTCACACAGGGTATCCGGGTGGTCAAAGAAGTTTAACTGCTACCGAATTGTTTGGAAAAGATCCTGCAAGAGTAGTAGAGAAATCAGTAAAAGGAATGTTACCTAAAAACAAATTAGGTGCAGATTTATTCCGTAATTTAAACGTTGTTGTTGGTTCAGAGCATACGCATGCAGCTCAAAAACCAAAAACAATTAACTTAAACGAATTCAAGTAA